Proteins co-encoded in one Candidatus Korarchaeum sp. genomic window:
- the porA gene encoding pyruvate ferredoxin oxidoreductase encodes MVEGEWSIITGNHAAALAAKLARVNVVAAYPITPQTTVVEYLASFIESGYMDAEYIRVESEHSAMAAVIGAAAAGARTFTATSSQGLVYMSEVLHWAAGSRAPVGMAVVNRALGPPWNIHVDHQDSMSQRDTGWMQIYVSSNQEVLDTILMMYKVAEHPDVMLPFMVCLDAFVLSHTFMPVNVPRQEDVDEFLPPFRPAWTLDPSDPISFGSLVLPDEEYQEMRWSIDLSMRRALDVIGEVAEEFREKFGRYHGAAVMKYRMSDADYVILTSATLASEAEVAVDIMRDEGISVGLLKLRSFRPFPHRDIRESLQGRKGVVVIDRSISFSSGGPIGTEVRSSLYDVSGAPPIVNYVSGLGGRDLTYNDVIAMFKDAVSRIASGRVKKPYYWYKLKPEYQRIELTEEVMI; translated from the coding sequence ATGGTTGAAGGTGAATGGAGCATAATAACTGGTAATCATGCTGCAGCTCTAGCAGCAAAGTTAGCTAGAGTAAATGTAGTTGCTGCCTATCCGATAACCCCCCAAACAACCGTTGTCGAATATCTCGCATCCTTCATAGAATCAGGTTACATGGACGCTGAATACATAAGGGTCGAGAGTGAGCACAGCGCGATGGCAGCTGTCATAGGAGCTGCTGCAGCAGGCGCTAGGACTTTCACAGCCACATCAAGCCAAGGTCTTGTATACATGTCGGAAGTGCTCCACTGGGCTGCTGGCTCTAGGGCGCCGGTAGGTATGGCTGTGGTAAACAGAGCACTAGGACCCCCTTGGAACATACACGTGGATCACCAAGACTCCATGTCCCAGAGGGACACGGGATGGATGCAGATATACGTCTCTTCGAATCAAGAGGTTCTAGATACAATACTAATGATGTACAAAGTAGCGGAGCATCCGGATGTGATGCTCCCCTTCATGGTATGCTTAGATGCATTCGTGCTGAGCCATACTTTCATGCCAGTTAACGTGCCCAGGCAGGAGGATGTCGATGAGTTCCTCCCTCCCTTCAGACCGGCTTGGACCTTAGATCCATCTGATCCTATTAGCTTCGGGAGTTTAGTTCTCCCTGATGAGGAATATCAGGAGATGAGGTGGTCAATTGATCTCTCGATGAGAAGGGCGCTCGATGTGATTGGAGAAGTAGCTGAGGAATTCCGCGAGAAGTTCGGAAGGTATCATGGAGCTGCTGTCATGAAGTACAGGATGAGCGATGCTGATTATGTGATATTGACTTCGGCAACACTAGCCTCCGAGGCTGAAGTTGCAGTAGATATTATGAGAGACGAGGGGATAAGCGTCGGTCTTCTTAAGTTGAGATCATTCAGACCATTCCCGCACCGCGATATCAGGGAGAGCCTGCAGGGTAGGAAGGGAGTTGTAGTGATAGATAGGAGCATATCCTTCAGTTCAGGCGGGCCCATTGGTACTGAAGTCAGATCCTCTCTCTACGACGTGAGCGGGGCTCCCCCTATAGTGAATTACGTGAGTGGTCTTGGAGGTAGGGATCTCACTTATAATGATGTGATCGCAATGTTCAAGGATGCAGTGAGCAGGATAGCTTCTGGGAGAGTGAAGAAGCCTTATTACTGGTATAAACTGAAACCGGAGTATCAGAGGATCGAGTTGACTGAGGAGGTGATGATATGA
- a CDS encoding 4Fe-4S binding protein — MGLDVPIVLPISKPRKGSSGETGLWRVERPIINESKCIKCWLCWLYCPEEVIFEGENGFPMIDLSYCKGCGVCADVCPAKAIEMVREYG, encoded by the coding sequence ATGGGGCTAGACGTTCCCATAGTGCTCCCAATATCGAAGCCTAGAAAGGGATCCTCCGGTGAAACGGGTCTATGGAGAGTTGAGAGACCTATTATAAATGAAAGTAAATGCATTAAATGTTGGCTCTGTTGGTTATATTGTCCCGAGGAAGTCATTTTTGAGGGAGAGAACGGCTTTCCAATGATAGATCTCTCTTACTGCAAGGGCTGTGGTGTTTGCGCTGATGTTTGTCCAGCTAAAGCAATAGAGATGGTGAGGGAGTATGGTTGA
- the speB gene encoding agmatinase — protein MSTVPFSFLALRDSYEESKYVVVAVPYDSTESWARGTRFGPMAIIEASRYMDPYDIELKRFVNEMGIHTIFELPVLGKPVSSMIEIVETTVRRLRGDGKIPVLLGGEHTISFPALRALSHEVDSIVILDAHPDFYDEYEGNRVSHATVCKRMSELVGDIILIGVRTMDLDEVKNINETNSISILFSEEIEKGLEILNRIEGKRVYLSVDIDVLDPPQVPCIGNPEPGGLSYKQVLEVMRRVMELSDVRCMDFVEFAPCPGMRSDSFLVARLVQKAIGYHSLYSWYDEL, from the coding sequence ATGAGCACAGTGCCCTTCTCCTTCCTCGCGCTGAGGGACTCTTACGAGGAGTCTAAATACGTTGTAGTAGCGGTACCTTATGACTCAACGGAGAGTTGGGCTAGGGGGACGAGATTCGGACCCATGGCGATAATTGAAGCGTCTAGGTACATGGATCCTTATGATATCGAGCTCAAAAGGTTCGTGAATGAGATGGGGATCCATACTATTTTCGAGCTCCCGGTCCTCGGGAAACCCGTTAGTTCTATGATAGAGATCGTAGAGACCACTGTCAGGAGGTTGAGAGGAGATGGGAAGATACCCGTGCTTCTGGGCGGGGAGCATACGATATCCTTCCCCGCTTTAAGAGCATTGAGCCATGAGGTCGATTCTATCGTAATATTAGATGCCCATCCCGATTTCTATGATGAATATGAGGGAAATAGGGTCTCTCACGCTACGGTATGCAAGAGGATGAGCGAACTCGTAGGAGATATCATACTGATAGGAGTGAGAACGATGGATCTAGATGAAGTCAAAAATATTAATGAAACTAATTCTATTAGTATATTATTTTCCGAAGAAATAGAGAAAGGCTTGGAAATTCTGAATAGAATAGAGGGGAAGAGGGTCTACCTGAGCGTCGATATCGACGTATTAGATCCCCCTCAAGTCCCTTGCATCGGTAACCCGGAACCCGGAGGGCTCAGCTACAAGCAGGTCTTAGAGGTGATGAGGAGAGTAATGGAGTTGAGTGATGTGAGGTGCATGGATTTCGTCGAGTTCGCTCCATGTCCAGGGATGAGATCAGACTCTTTCTTAGTTGCTAGGCTTGTCCAGAAGGCCATAGGATATCACTCCCTTTACTCTTGGTATGATGAGCTCTGA
- a CDS encoding 50S ribosome-binding GTPase codes for MLKAITGMVKTDVHDHHLYKIKMGELESLLDALGYRIVERIVQVRERESVDFVFGKGKINEIKEKVRKLDPDVFVLYNNITSKQKWNLERALGVEVLDRYDVTLMIFREAASDILSKLQIELASLKKHFPYVKLSASIKYKRMRAGFKGGGEYAYHRQIRAMQKRIKILNDKIEKLSKQKELEILKRIDDGAKIAVLTGYYNAGKTSIFNALTGFNKPVSDKPFTTLSSKYAGIKGEKIYIVDTIGFVIDLDPKLIASFKLNLLDIKYSDKQILVLDISDKDELLKIKLKEDLRILRELGKGEESMIIAANKADLVSDSDIERKEKLIIDIVGRDVPLIPVSALDGRGLRELVRTMIEELELIR; via the coding sequence GGGGGAGCTCGAATCCTTGCTCGATGCTCTAGGCTATAGGATCGTAGAGAGGATAGTTCAAGTGAGGGAGAGAGAATCCGTAGATTTCGTCTTCGGGAAGGGGAAAATAAATGAAATAAAGGAGAAAGTGAGGAAGTTGGATCCTGATGTGTTCGTCCTATACAATAACATAACGAGTAAACAGAAATGGAACCTCGAGAGAGCGCTTGGGGTTGAGGTACTCGATAGATACGATGTAACTCTCATGATATTCAGAGAAGCAGCTAGTGATATCTTATCTAAGCTACAGATAGAGTTAGCATCTCTCAAGAAGCATTTCCCATACGTTAAGCTCTCAGCTTCGATAAAATACAAGCGAATGAGAGCTGGTTTCAAGGGGGGAGGGGAGTATGCGTATCATAGACAGATAAGGGCTATGCAGAAGAGGATCAAGATATTGAATGATAAGATAGAGAAGTTGAGTAAGCAAAAGGAGTTGGAAATCCTGAAGAGGATAGATGATGGGGCCAAAATAGCGGTCCTCACGGGTTATTATAACGCTGGAAAGACCAGTATCTTCAATGCGCTCACAGGGTTCAATAAGCCAGTGAGTGACAAACCTTTCACTACTTTATCGAGTAAATACGCCGGGATCAAGGGGGAAAAGATATACATAGTTGACACAATAGGCTTCGTGATAGACCTAGATCCTAAGTTAATTGCTTCATTTAAACTCAATCTTCTTGACATTAAATACTCAGATAAGCAAATTTTAGTTTTAGATATATCTGATAAAGACGAGTTATTGAAAATAAAATTGAAAGAAGATCTGAGGATACTGAGGGAGTTGGGTAAGGGAGAGGAGAGCATGATAATAGCAGCGAATAAGGCGGATCTCGTGAGCGACTCCGATATAGAGAGGAAGGAGAAATTGATAATTGATATAGTTGGCAGAGATGTGCCACTTATACCAGTTTCAGCATTGGATGGTAGAGGGTTGAGGGAATTAGTGAGGACGATGATAGAGGAGCTAGAGCTCATCAGATAA